The following are encoded in a window of Ranitomeya variabilis isolate aRanVar5 chromosome 6, aRanVar5.hap1, whole genome shotgun sequence genomic DNA:
- the TIMM21 gene encoding mitochondrial import inner membrane translocase subunit Tim21 produces MTLCQSLWRAAVRRRPLLYYSPGYSAAHGILFLLPHRGRAPSTGSCWVQPLFTGSGLSQVREQKRRTLQAKAEEAAPLTAAQKVTRAGADFTYLIVALIGAGVTGGLLYVVLTELFSSSSPSKIYGNAFEKCRIHPEVIGAFGEPIKAFGETTRRGRRQHVASTEYFKDGIKCLRLKFYISGSEPRLQGVVHVDLKENPESKKYEFQYIIVEMDTIPRRTIIVEDNRHMH; encoded by the exons ATGACTTTGTGCCAGTCTCTGTGGAGGGCTGCGGTGAGGAGGCGGCCGCTGCTCTACTACTCACCCGGTTACAGTGCCGCACATGGCATCCTGTTCTTACTGCCCCACCGCGGGAGAGCGCCCTCCACCGGCAGCTGCTGGGTACAGCCCCTGTTCACAGGCAGCGGCTTGTCCCAGGTGCGGGAGCAGAAGCGCAGGACGCTGCAGGCCAAGGCAGAAGAGGCCGCTCCACTGACCGCCGCCCAGAAAG TGACGCGAGCTGGAGCAGACTTTACCTATTTGATTGTGGCGCTGATCGGAGCCGGGGTTACAG gaggacttTTATATGTGGTGTTAACAGAACTGTTTTCTTCTTCAAGTCCAAGTAAAATATATGGAAATGCTTTTGAGAAGTGCCGAATCCACCCAGAG GTTATTGGCGCATTTGGTGAGCCCATCAAGGCATTTGGAGAGACCACAAGGCGTGGAAGAAGACAGCATGTTGC gtCCACTGAGTACTTTAAAGATGGCATAAAGTGCCTGCGATTGAAGTTTTACATTTCGGGTTCAGAGCCAAGATTACAAGGTGTTGTGCATGTGGATTTGAAAGAG AATCCAGAAAGCAAGAAGTATGAATTTCAGTATATAATTGTTGAAATGGACACTATTCCTCGCAGAACTATTATTGTGGAGGATAATCGTCATATGCATTAG